From a region of the Thermodesulfovibrio thiophilus DSM 17215 genome:
- the leuS gene encoding leucine--tRNA ligase → MEQNYDFKEIEKKWQKIWHKNRLFDVNEQSTKQKFYCLEMFPYPSGKIHIGHVRNYAIGDVIARYKRMKGFSVLHPMGWDAFGLPAENAAIKHGVHPAKWTYENIDYMKKQLMRLGLTYDWRREVTTCSPDYYKWNQWIFLKLYEKGLAYKKSSSVNWCPSCGTVLANEQVIDGACWRCETQVEQKELEQWFLKITEYADELLDYCDRLTSWPERVLTMQRNWIGKSEGVEVDFPIEGMNARLRIFTTRPDTIFGVTFMCIAPDHPLAETLCDDKEALKKIKLLQREPEIKEGIFTGKYALNPINGEKLPVWIANFVLMEYGTGAIMSVPAHDQRDFEFAIKYGLPIKTVIIPQNKKLSEPLTEAYEEDGIMINSGAFSGLPSKEGKKAVSDYIEEKRLGKKTVNYRLRDWGISRQRYWGTPIPVIYCDKCGIVPVPEEDLPVILPENVSLTGKGESPLKYVDEFYKVKCPRCGADARRETDTMDTFIDSSWYFVRYCSLKDEEAFHREKIKYWMPVDQYIGGIEHAVLHLLYARFFVKVLRDLGIVNFDEPFDRLLTQGMVCMESYRCPEHDWLFPKEVKDEKCIYCDKPVHKGRVEKMSKSKKNIVDPDEMIETYGTDTVRVFTLFAAPPEKDLEWSSQGVEGAHRFLKRVYAVVYKNYKWLCETMPVTKSVSDYIAYELLSLTHRTIKRVTLDIEKEYQFNTAIARLMEFINEVYSFEPENDQQRSVFKFAMKNFLILLSPFAPHIAEELWIAIGEKGFILNEPWPDYDEELAKEQMIELVVQVNGKVRSKIMISQGLSDEDIVKIALNDEKVKQWIDNKEILKVIPVKGKLVNIVVKS, encoded by the coding sequence ATGGAACAGAATTATGATTTTAAGGAAATAGAAAAAAAATGGCAGAAAATATGGCATAAAAACCGACTTTTTGACGTAAATGAACAATCCACAAAACAAAAGTTTTACTGTCTTGAAATGTTTCCTTATCCATCAGGAAAAATTCACATAGGACATGTACGTAACTATGCTATTGGAGATGTAATTGCAAGATATAAAAGGATGAAGGGCTTCAGTGTCCTTCATCCAATGGGATGGGATGCTTTTGGATTACCTGCAGAAAATGCTGCAATAAAACATGGAGTCCATCCTGCAAAATGGACATATGAAAATATAGATTACATGAAAAAACAGCTTATGCGACTTGGACTGACATATGACTGGAGGCGTGAGGTTACAACATGTTCGCCGGACTACTATAAATGGAATCAGTGGATATTTTTAAAACTTTATGAAAAAGGGCTTGCATATAAAAAATCATCCTCTGTTAATTGGTGTCCATCATGTGGAACTGTACTTGCAAATGAACAGGTTATTGACGGAGCCTGCTGGAGATGTGAAACACAGGTTGAACAAAAGGAACTGGAACAATGGTTTTTGAAAATAACAGAATATGCTGATGAACTTCTTGATTATTGCGATAGACTCACAAGCTGGCCTGAAAGAGTTCTTACAATGCAGCGTAACTGGATAGGAAAGAGTGAGGGAGTTGAGGTTGATTTTCCAATTGAAGGAATGAATGCCAGATTGAGAATATTTACAACTAGACCAGACACAATTTTTGGTGTAACATTCATGTGTATCGCTCCAGATCATCCATTAGCTGAAACTCTCTGTGACGATAAAGAAGCATTAAAAAAAATTAAACTACTTCAACGTGAACCTGAAATTAAAGAAGGTATTTTTACTGGGAAATACGCATTAAATCCCATTAATGGAGAAAAACTTCCTGTATGGATTGCTAACTTTGTATTAATGGAATATGGGACAGGTGCTATAATGAGTGTACCAGCCCATGACCAGAGGGACTTTGAGTTTGCAATTAAATACGGTCTTCCTATAAAGACTGTTATTATTCCACAGAATAAAAAACTCTCAGAACCATTAACAGAGGCTTATGAAGAAGACGGAATAATGATTAATTCCGGAGCATTTTCAGGACTTCCATCAAAGGAAGGAAAAAAGGCAGTTTCAGATTATATTGAAGAAAAAAGACTTGGTAAAAAAACAGTTAATTACAGGCTTCGTGACTGGGGCATATCAAGACAGCGATACTGGGGAACCCCGATTCCTGTAATTTATTGTGATAAATGTGGAATTGTTCCTGTCCCTGAAGAAGATTTACCTGTAATTTTGCCTGAAAATGTCAGCCTTACCGGTAAGGGAGAGTCTCCTCTGAAGTATGTTGATGAGTTTTATAAAGTTAAATGTCCTCGATGTGGTGCAGATGCAAGAAGAGAAACAGACACAATGGATACATTTATTGACTCATCATGGTATTTTGTAAGATACTGCTCTCTTAAGGATGAAGAAGCATTTCACAGAGAAAAAATAAAATACTGGATGCCAGTTGACCAGTATATTGGTGGTATTGAACATGCTGTTTTGCATCTTCTTTATGCAAGATTTTTTGTAAAGGTGCTTCGCGACCTTGGAATTGTTAATTTTGATGAACCATTTGACAGACTTCTTACACAGGGAATGGTATGCATGGAAAGTTACAGATGTCCAGAACATGACTGGTTATTTCCTAAGGAAGTAAAAGATGAAAAATGCATTTACTGTGATAAACCTGTTCACAAAGGTAGAGTTGAGAAGATGTCAAAATCAAAGAAAAATATTGTTGACCCTGATGAGATGATAGAAACTTATGGAACTGATACTGTAAGAGTGTTTACACTTTTTGCAGCACCACCCGAAAAAGACCTCGAATGGAGTTCTCAAGGTGTTGAAGGTGCACACAGGTTTTTAAAAAGAGTTTATGCTGTTGTCTATAAGAATTATAAATGGCTTTGTGAAACTATGCCAGTTACTAAATCTGTTTCTGATTATATAGCCTATGAACTGCTGAGTCTGACACACAGAACAATAAAAAGAGTAACTCTGGATATAGAAAAAGAGTATCAATTCAATACAGCAATTGCAAGACTAATGGAATTTATAAATGAGGTTTATAGTTTTGAGCCTGAAAACGATCAACAACGCAGTGTTTTTAAGTTTGCAATGAAAAACTTTTTAATACTTCTTAGTCCTTTCGCTCCTCATATTGCAGAAGAACTCTGGATAGCTATTGGAGAAAAGGGATTTATTCTAAATGAACCATGGCCTGACTATGATGAAGAACTCGCCAAAGAGCAGATGATAGAACTTGTAGTTCAGGTAAATGGGAAGGTTCGTTCCAAAATTATGATTTCTCAAGGACTTAGTGATGAAGATATTGTGAAAATTGCTCTTAATGATGAAAAAGTTAAGCAATGGATCGATAATAAAGAAATTTTAAAAGTAATACCGGTTAAAGGTAAACTTGTAAATATAGTCGTAAAGAGCTGA
- a CDS encoding acylphosphatase, producing MKRAHLFISGKVQGVFFRAFTKEVADSLGLKGWVRNLTDGRVEAVFEGEEKKINLAIQRCKQGPPAAIVDNIEVIWEQPEGYQYFEIRRTS from the coding sequence ATGAAAAGAGCACATTTATTTATTAGTGGAAAGGTTCAGGGAGTTTTTTTTCGTGCTTTTACAAAGGAAGTGGCTGATTCTCTGGGGCTTAAGGGCTGGGTAAGAAACTTAACAGATGGTCGTGTTGAAGCAGTTTTCGAAGGTGAAGAAAAAAAGATAAACCTTGCAATACAACGCTGTAAACAGGGTCCACCAGCTGCAATAGTTGACAATATCGAAGTAATTTGGGAACAACCTGAAGGATATCAATATTTTGAAATAAGACGAACATCTTGA
- a CDS encoding cytochrome c biogenesis CcdA family protein, which translates to MNEISLTASFIGGVLSFFSPCILPLLPVYVSLFSGLSIAEINQTQKNSSVIELPKKSTKSKRHILGYTLIFIAGFSVVYLALGAGSSIIGTIFFEYQNYLRIIGGIFLVLFGLLLIGLIKSGFFMREFRLNIKLQRFGTPVGAFLIGVGFAAGWSPCIGPILGSILIYSSMSGNVLEGLKMLGMYSLGIAIPFLIASLLIDSVMRYLRRFMKFFQLINYIIGFCLIISGLLMISGTSIV; encoded by the coding sequence ATGAATGAAATTTCGCTAACAGCGTCATTTATTGGTGGAGTTTTAAGTTTTTTTTCTCCATGTATTCTTCCTCTGCTTCCTGTTTATGTTTCATTATTTTCAGGGCTTTCAATTGCTGAAATAAATCAAACTCAAAAAAACTCTTCCGTAATAGAACTTCCAAAAAAATCAACAAAATCAAAGCGTCATATTCTGGGATATACTCTGATATTTATTGCCGGGTTTTCCGTAGTTTACCTTGCTTTAGGTGCAGGAAGTTCCATTATTGGAACTATTTTTTTTGAGTATCAGAATTATCTCAGAATTATTGGAGGAATATTTTTGGTTTTATTTGGATTATTGCTTATAGGACTTATAAAATCTGGTTTTTTTATGAGAGAGTTCAGGTTGAATATAAAACTACAGAGATTTGGTACGCCTGTTGGAGCATTTCTCATAGGAGTTGGCTTTGCTGCTGGATGGTCACCCTGTATTGGTCCAATACTTGGAAGTATTCTTATTTATTCAAGTATGAGCGGAAATGTTCTTGAAGGATTAAAAATGCTTGGAATGTATTCACTTGGTATTGCAATTCCTTTTTTGATTGCATCTTTATTGATTGATTCAGTAATGCGATATCTTAGAAGGTTTATGAAATTTTTTCAATTGATAAATTATATTATCGGATTTTGCCTGATAATTTCAGGCTTGTTAATGATTTCAGGCACTTCAATAGTTTGA
- a CDS encoding precorrin-2 dehydrogenase/sirohydrochlorin ferrochelatase family protein, translated as MSEFLPIFINIKGKKCVVIGGGAVAERKIKTLLKYGAQITVISPDITDYIQKKVSTGKIKYIKRKYIKKDVEDAILVVAATSDKQTNIKIAKDSSFLINSVETSKLRNISGIVYTVPAILRKGDLTIAVSTDFPALSRVIKNEISKLYGKEFASYLKYLKQIRKKIQGQISDSKKRQAIFRNIASEKIVSILRQYGFKKAKKEIEKIIDEV; from the coding sequence ATGTCTGAATTTTTACCTATTTTTATTAATATAAAAGGTAAAAAATGTGTTGTCATTGGCGGCGGTGCTGTTGCTGAAAGGAAGATAAAGACTCTTCTTAAATACGGGGCTCAGATTACAGTAATAAGTCCTGATATTACTGATTATATTCAAAAAAAAGTTAGTACTGGAAAAATAAAATATATAAAAAGAAAATATATAAAAAAAGATGTTGAAGATGCGATTTTAGTTGTAGCAGCTACATCCGATAAACAGACAAATATTAAGATAGCAAAGGACTCAAGTTTTCTGATCAACTCTGTTGAGACCTCAAAGCTGCGTAATATTTCTGGTATCGTATATACGGTTCCAGCTATCCTAAGAAAGGGAGATTTAACTATAGCAGTTTCAACTGATTTTCCTGCATTAAGTAGAGTTATAAAAAATGAAATCTCAAAATTATATGGCAAAGAATTTGCTTCATATTTGAAATATCTTAAACAGATCAGAAAAAAGATTCAGGGACAGATATCTGACAGCAAAAAAAGACAGGCAATTTTTAGAAATATAGCGTCTGAAAAAATTGTGTCAATTTTGAGACAATATGGTTTTAAAAAAGCCAAAAAGGAGATTGAAAAAATCATAGATGAAGTTTAA
- a CDS encoding outer membrane protein assembly factor BamD, with translation MEKVILLINSTIEKFFKFFVMVFMVSLLLSCGGKEPVKKEEFNPVTYLQKADELINKKEYEEARKLLLEIKNRESAKEYAPLAQLKIADSYLKENEPQLAIVEYRKFIEIYPESTYAPYAQYSIAMAYFRQIDGAERGAGTAQKALEEFLKLEKMYPRHPYKEILPLRIQKCRNIIAEGELIIGKFYYKKGSYKAAVDRFEGIVKNYPDFKDLDETLYLLADSYKNLNMIDMTKQYVNLLKQKFPDSQFTKKAERIL, from the coding sequence ATGGAAAAGGTGATTTTGCTTATTAATTCAACAATTGAAAAGTTTTTTAAATTTTTTGTCATGGTTTTTATGGTATCATTGTTGTTAAGTTGTGGAGGCAAAGAACCTGTTAAAAAAGAGGAATTCAATCCTGTTACGTATCTTCAAAAAGCAGATGAATTGATTAATAAAAAGGAGTATGAAGAAGCAAGAAAACTTCTTCTTGAAATAAAAAATAGAGAATCAGCAAAAGAGTATGCTCCTTTAGCACAGCTCAAGATAGCAGATTCATATTTAAAAGAAAATGAGCCTCAGCTTGCAATTGTTGAGTACAGAAAATTTATAGAGATTTATCCAGAATCTACTTATGCTCCTTATGCTCAGTACAGTATTGCAATGGCTTACTTCAGACAAATAGATGGGGCTGAAAGAGGAGCAGGAACAGCTCAGAAAGCATTGGAAGAGTTTTTAAAGCTTGAGAAGATGTATCCAAGACATCCGTATAAAGAGATTCTACCTTTAAGAATTCAGAAATGCAGAAACATTATAGCAGAGGGAGAGCTTATAATCGGCAAATTTTACTACAAAAAAGGTTCTTATAAAGCTGCTGTTGACAGATTTGAAGGAATAGTTAAAAATTATCCTGATTTTAAAGACCTTGATGAAACTCTATACTTACTTGCAGATTCTTATAAAAATCTGAACATGATTGATATGACGAAACAGTATGTGAACCTTCTTAAACAAAAATTTCCTGATAGTCAATTTACAAAAAAGGCAGAAAGAATTCTCTAA
- a CDS encoding DsrE family protein, whose translation MNILFIITTDDAEKVYNAVRLANTAVNKGDRVSIFMLGKGVCFEQISSEQFDIKSEIDKFKGDMYVUGVCMKTHGLVRSEVCPIGYMNDLYELIVEADKVLTF comes from the coding sequence ATGAACATTTTATTTATTATTACTACAGATGATGCTGAAAAAGTTTATAATGCTGTGAGGTTAGCAAATACTGCTGTAAACAAGGGTGATAGGGTAAGCATTTTTATGCTTGGTAAAGGAGTTTGCTTTGAACAGATCAGCAGCGAACAGTTCGATATTAAGTCAGAGATTGACAAGTTTAAGGGAGATATGTACGTTTGAGGAGTGTGCATGAAAACTCACGGTCTTGTGAGATCAGAAGTCTGTCCTATAGGCTATATGAATGATCTTTATGAATTAATTGTTGAGGCTGATAAAGTACTTACATTTTAA
- a CDS encoding macro domain-containing protein: MEEKIINGKTIRIMIGDITDRDSDAIVNAANNHLKHSGGVAGAIVRKGGKIIQEESDKIGFVPTGSAAITTAGSLKAKYVIHAVGPIWGEGNEEEKLKNAVLNSLKIANEKQLKSISFPAISSGIYGCPKYMVARVLLNSVIEYLNNATSIETVEFCLFDEETYRYFKQEFDKIK, from the coding sequence ATGGAAGAAAAAATAATAAATGGGAAGACTATTAGAATAATGATTGGAGATATCACAGATAGGGATAGTGATGCTATTGTGAATGCAGCTAACAACCATTTAAAGCACAGTGGCGGTGTTGCTGGGGCTATTGTCCGAAAAGGAGGAAAGATTATACAGGAAGAAAGTGATAAAATTGGCTTTGTTCCTACAGGCTCCGCAGCAATTACAACTGCTGGTTCTTTAAAAGCAAAATATGTTATTCATGCAGTTGGTCCAATATGGGGAGAAGGAAATGAGGAAGAGAAGCTTAAAAATGCTGTTTTAAATAGTCTTAAAATTGCCAATGAAAAGCAGTTAAAAAGCATCTCATTTCCGGCAATAAGCTCTGGAATATATGGATGTCCTAAATATATGGTTGCTAGAGTTCTTCTTAACAGCGTTATTGAATATCTGAATAATGCTACATCAATTGAAACAGTAGAATTCTGTCTTTTTGATGAAGAAACTTATCGATACTTTAAGCAAGAGTTTGATAAAATAAAATGA
- a CDS encoding MogA/MoaB family molybdenum cofactor biosynthesis protein, with product MKYKVAIITVSDKGSKGEREDLSGKVIEEMVSSWAQVVFYQIIPDEKDLIKQTILEATTKADLILTNGGTGLHPRDVTPDATSEIIEKEVHGITEAMRWEGYKKTKTAILSRAIAGIRGKSLIINLPGSPTAVRESLEVIIDALPHAIDKLKGDPSECGR from the coding sequence ATGAAATATAAAGTTGCTATTATTACCGTATCTGACAAAGGGTCTAAAGGAGAAAGAGAGGATCTGAGCGGAAAAGTTATTGAAGAAATGGTTTCTTCATGGGCTCAGGTTGTTTTCTATCAAATTATTCCCGATGAGAAGGATTTAATAAAACAGACTATCCTTGAGGCTACAACTAAAGCAGACTTAATTTTAACAAATGGTGGCACAGGGTTACACCCAAGAGATGTTACACCTGATGCAACAAGCGAGATTATTGAAAAGGAAGTTCACGGTATCACTGAGGCAATGCGATGGGAAGGATATAAAAAAACTAAGACAGCGATTCTTTCAAGGGCAATTGCTGGAATTAGAGGAAAAAGTTTAATAATAAATCTTCCAGGGAGTCCAACAGCTGTTAGGGAATCGCTGGAAGTTATAATTGATGCACTGCCACATGCAATTGATAAACTCAAGGGAGATCCTTCTGAGTGTGGTAGATGA
- a CDS encoding molybdenum cofactor biosynthesis protein MoaE: protein MIDKWITEIKQHPQIDKIGMILIHNGIVRATSKNGRSVKEMYLSYDAQRLGDIVQEIQKREGIYEVRVWINKGRLKIGDDIMKVLVAGRFRTEVLPALEELVKRIKNEVVHEEEII, encoded by the coding sequence ATGATTGATAAATGGATAACAGAGATTAAACAGCATCCACAAATTGATAAAATTGGAATGATTCTTATTCATAACGGTATTGTAAGAGCAACTTCCAAAAATGGGAGGTCTGTAAAAGAGATGTATCTCTCATATGATGCTCAAAGACTTGGTGATATAGTTCAAGAAATACAAAAAAGAGAAGGAATTTATGAAGTCAGAGTCTGGATAAATAAAGGTAGATTAAAAATAGGAGATGATATAATGAAAGTGCTTGTAGCAGGTAGGTTTCGTACTGAGGTCCTGCCAGCATTGGAAGAGCTTGTAAAAAGAATTAAAAATGAAGTAGTTCATGAAGAAGAAATTATTTAG
- a CDS encoding ribonuclease H-like YkuK family protein produces MEIDSLKKTFFVSPTFGSITFQQVFEKIIEFVKEEPTKNYSLIVGSDSFPGEETVFVTAIIIHRKGSGGRYFYRKIKYEKMNNLKLRIFTEASLSLEIAEALKKKLSENGVSRLPVEIHIDVGKNGATRILVKEVIKMIVGSGYIAVTKPDSFGATKVADRHTN; encoded by the coding sequence ATGGAAATTGATTCGTTAAAAAAGACTTTTTTTGTCAGTCCAACCTTTGGTTCGATAACATTTCAGCAAGTTTTTGAAAAAATAATAGAATTCGTCAAGGAAGAGCCAACTAAAAACTATAGCTTAATAGTAGGAAGTGACTCTTTTCCAGGAGAGGAAACAGTTTTTGTAACAGCAATAATAATTCATCGTAAAGGTTCAGGCGGAAGATATTTTTACAGAAAAATCAAATATGAAAAAATGAATAATTTAAAATTGAGGATTTTTACTGAAGCCTCATTGAGTTTGGAAATTGCAGAGGCTCTGAAGAAAAAACTATCAGAAAATGGAGTTTCACGATTACCTGTTGAGATTCATATCGATGTTGGTAAAAATGGAGCAACCAGGATTTTGGTAAAAGAAGTTATCAAAATGATTGTTGGTTCTGGATACATTGCTGTAACAAAACCTGATTCTTTTGGTGCAACAAAGGTAGCAGACCGTCATACAAATTAA
- a CDS encoding M48 family metalloprotease gives MKKKLFSLFILTIFSVLNFSCVSEIDPLSGQRVYTLLSTQQEIQIGHKVVPSAINESDGLYPDREIQRYIRDIGMSIAAITPRRIDYQFYVVNSSEVNAFALPGGPVFITRGILLKINKESELAGVIAHELGHINARHHAKFLEKSFGMNILLNILGVALHNSSYSSAIMSLAQVSTGLLQLKFSREQENEADALGVRFSYQAGYDPEGLLGMFQTFKTMERTGTVEWLSTHPLPDTRINNVQKMISTQYPDSYRFKQDSERFHKIQEILNTTKESYDYVEKAKKYIKTRNYYDALNLLDKAVQVYGSNMAYTYRALVNLYLKKYPEAIQDAQKAIDLDNLYFKPMFIKGLALLQMRQWHESINILERAKSLISDSPDLYYYLGIDYQSIGDRSKAIENLSNALNLTDGKRGWEADAQRRLRQLRGY, from the coding sequence ATGAAGAAGAAATTATTTAGCCTTTTTATTCTTACTATATTTTCAGTTCTAAATTTTTCATGCGTTTCAGAGATTGATCCACTGTCAGGTCAGAGAGTATATACTCTTCTTTCAACACAGCAGGAAATTCAGATAGGACACAAAGTAGTTCCATCTGCAATAAATGAAAGCGATGGATTGTATCCTGATAGAGAGATTCAACGGTATATAAGAGATATTGGAATGAGCATCGCAGCAATTACTCCAAGAAGAATAGATTATCAATTTTATGTTGTAAACTCTTCTGAGGTAAATGCCTTTGCTCTTCCTGGCGGACCTGTTTTTATAACAAGAGGAATTTTACTCAAAATAAATAAAGAGAGCGAGCTTGCAGGTGTTATAGCTCATGAACTTGGACATATCAATGCACGACATCATGCAAAGTTCCTTGAAAAATCGTTTGGAATGAATATACTGCTCAATATTCTTGGGGTGGCTTTACATAATAGTTCATATTCTTCAGCAATTATGAGTCTGGCTCAGGTTTCAACCGGACTCCTGCAGCTCAAGTTCAGTCGAGAGCAGGAAAATGAGGCAGACGCACTTGGTGTGAGATTTAGCTATCAGGCCGGGTATGATCCTGAAGGGCTTCTTGGAATGTTTCAGACGTTTAAAACAATGGAAAGAACCGGAACTGTAGAGTGGCTCAGTACTCATCCATTACCAGATACAAGAATAAATAATGTTCAAAAAATGATTTCTACACAGTATCCAGATTCATACAGATTCAAACAGGACAGTGAAAGATTTCATAAAATTCAAGAAATTCTGAACACAACAAAAGAATCTTATGATTATGTTGAAAAAGCTAAAAAATATATAAAAACTCGAAATTATTATGATGCACTTAATTTGCTTGATAAAGCAGTTCAAGTTTACGGAAGTAATATGGCTTATACATACAGAGCACTTGTAAATCTTTATTTAAAAAAATATCCTGAAGCCATACAGGATGCCCAAAAAGCAATAGATCTTGATAACCTGTATTTTAAGCCTATGTTTATCAAGGGACTGGCCTTATTACAAATGAGACAATGGCATGAAAGTATTAATATTCTGGAAAGAGCAAAATCTTTAATAAGTGATAGTCCCGATTTGTATTACTATCTTGGGATTGATTATCAGTCAATAGGAGATAGAAGTAAGGCTATTGAAAATCTCTCCAATGCACTTAATCTCACTGACGGAAAACGAGGATGGGAAGCAGACGCTCAAAGAAGATTAAGGCAATTAAGAGGATACTAA
- a CDS encoding MOSC domain-containing protein: protein MGKIISINISDEKGTTKKPVSEAMVFENYGIDGDAHAGSHWHRQISLLSHESIKKMKDKGLNLNYGDFAENITTEGIDLLKIPLGTKLQIGEVILEITQHGKRCHSKCEIFKVVGDCIMPREGVFARVLKGGKIKIGDYIIKL from the coding sequence ATGGGTAAGATTATTTCAATAAATATTAGTGATGAAAAAGGTACAACCAAAAAACCGGTAAGTGAAGCCATGGTTTTTGAAAATTATGGAATTGACGGAGATGCTCACGCTGGCTCTCACTGGCATAGACAGATAAGTCTCCTATCTCATGAGAGCATAAAGAAGATGAAAGACAAAGGTCTTAATCTTAATTATGGGGACTTTGCTGAAAACATTACAACAGAAGGGATTGACCTATTAAAAATTCCATTAGGAACAAAACTTCAGATTGGAGAAGTTATATTAGAAATAACACAGCATGGAAAAAGATGCCACAGTAAATGCGAAATTTTTAAAGTTGTTGGAGACTGTATTATGCCAAGAGAAGGGGTTTTTGCCAGAGTTTTAAAAGGTGGAAAAATTAAGATTGGAGATTATATAATTAAGCTATGA